One Fusarium falciforme chromosome 1, complete sequence genomic window carries:
- a CDS encoding BHLH domain-containing protein, protein MPRPGLPLTPGSSSDIKGKDGTQQLASFQLSFELPPPAIHDASRISPTASSSRVSPTDTKSHPLVTTSPAATFPMQPAETVKARRRSSAAKEAKESSFALPPPPTRSRKIIQMKPRAQDTSGDNGAGKEKSKTGGKGSTGTKNTAATNSKTTGSTAGDAADEKGKKKQPSATSAAGRKIARKTAHSLIERRRRSKMNEEFAVLKNMIPACTGDMHKLSILQASIEYIRYLEDCVSKLKAQQEEESARTESGRQTPTARDRLPSIREFHPTFRGDPAGSVDEDVEMEDSDVTSPAMTAMPDQQTRHPSISPALPPQDSRHRHHSYSSVSTDHRRYSYSVSAGTSPAFGPQVFGAPSYSCGDASAPTSALTSPALDPQSELDQEAMAALLMLNNDRRDSKGRGLSVRDLLST, encoded by the exons ATGCCTCGACCGGGCCTCCCACTCACACCAGGTTCTTCATCCgacatcaagggcaaggacggCACTCAACAACTCGCCTCCTTCCAGCTCTCCTTCGAGCTGCCGCCCCCAGCTATTCATGATGCGTCACGCATCTCCCCCACAGCCTCATCATCTCGGGTCTCACCCACCGATACCAAGTCACACCCACTAGTCACCACCTCCCCGGCAGCAACATTTCCCATGCAGCCAGCCGAGACCGTAAAGGCCCGCCGCCGCTCTTCCGCTGCCAAGGAAGCAAAGGAGAGCTCCTTCGCCCTACCACCTCCCCCAACACGATCCCGGAAAATCATCCAGATGAAGCCTCGAGCGCAGGACACCAGTGGCGACAATGGTGCTGGTAAGGAGAAATCAAAGACGGGAGGCAAGGGTTCGACAGGGACCAAGAACACAGCAGCGACAAACTCAAAAACAACTGGTTCGACAGCCGGAGATGCGGCAGacgagaagggcaagaagaagcaaccCAGTGCCACGAGCGCGGCAGGACGAAAAATCGCGAGAAAGACGGCCCATAGTTTGATCGAGCGTCGAAGGCGAAGCAAGATGAACGAAGAGTTTGCAGTGCTTAAGAATATGATCCCGGCCTGCACTGGAGATATGCACAAGCTCTCCATTCTACAG GCGTCGATCGAGTATATCCGGTACCTCGAAGATTGCGTGTCCAAGTTGAAGGCACagcaggaggaagagagtgcCCGAACCGAATCCGGAAGGCAAACGCCCACGGCCCGAGACCGTTTGCCTTCTATCCGCGAATTCCACCCAACATTTCGAGGTGATCCAGCCGGCTCTGTTGACGAAGAcgtcgagatggaggattCGGATGTCACATCGCCTGCCATGACTGCCATGCCAGACCAGCAAACTCGTCATCCATCTATATCACCAGCCCTACCCCCTCAGGATTCTCGCCATCGACACCACTCATATTCATCCGTATCAACAGACCATCGGCGGTACAGCTATAGCGTTTCGGCGGGAACGTCGCCTGCTTTTGGTCCGCAAGTGTTTGGGGCACCATCATACAGCTGTGGTGATGCCTCGGCGCCAACTTCAGCCCTAACAAGCCCAGCACTTGACCCCCAGAGCGAGCTTGACCAAGAGGCCATGGCTGCTTTGTTGATGCTGAATAATGATCGTCGGGACTCCAAGGGGCGGGGGCTGTCAGTGCGTGATCTCCTCAGCACATGA
- a CDS encoding Post-GPI attachment to proteins factor 3 — translation MAAQRGRPWTRVLSLTVLILAFVATVGASTGDKLPEFRNCLKVCKSENCAPNKPQTPIPVLHRLLLWTCASECDYACQHIITNKRMTAGLSVEQFYGKWPFYRFLGMQEPFSVLFSLGNLWAHWDGWKKVRAQIPKSYSMLPFYEWLAGIGVASWVFSSIFHTRDFRVTEELDYFGAGASVLYGLYYTTIRVFRLDKRTPRRRTVLRCWTLVCVFLYICHVSYLKFISWDYTYNMAANVAAGIGQNALWTWFSVDRYRKSRRIWAAWPGFVVAWVIFAMSMELFDFPPWLGCIDAHSLWHLMTIGPTILWYNFLVKDAQDDIANNQRLKA, via the exons ATGGCAGCTCAGAGGGGGCGGCCATGGACACGAGTCCTTTCCCTGACCGTCCTCATTCTCGCTTTTGTTGCTACCGTTGGTGCTTCAACGGGCGACAAGTTGCCAGAGTTCCGGAACTGTCTCAAG GTCTGCAAATCTGAGAATTGCGCCCCTAATAAACCTCAAACTCCAATCC CTGTCCTCCACCGTCTACTCCTCTGGACTTGCGCCAGCGAATGCGATTATGCCTGCCAGCACATAATTACGAACAAGCGCATGACCGCGGGCCTCTCTGTCGAGCAGTTCTACGGGAAATGGCCCTTCTATCGCTTCCTTGGCATGCAGGAGCCCTTCAGTGTCCTCTTCTCGCTCGGCAACCTGTGGGCGCATTGGGACGGCTGGAAAAAGGTCCGGGCCCAGATACCCAAGTCGTATTCTATGCTTCCGTTCTATGAATGGCTGGCGGGTATCGGCGTTGCCTCGTGGGTCTTCAGCTCCATCTTCCATACTCGCGATTTTCGGGTCACCGAGGAGCTCGACTACTTTGGCGCCGGCGCCAGCGTCCTGTACGGCCTGTACTACACGACCATCCGGGTTTTCAGGCTCGACAAGCGCACTCCCCGGAGGCGAACGGTGCTTCGATGCTGGACGTTGGTCTGCGTCTTCCTCTACATATGCCACGTCTCGTACCTCAAGTTTATTTCTTGGGACTACACATACAACATGGCGGCGAATGTAGCCGCCGGCATTGGACAGAATGCCCTCTGGACTTGGTTTAGTGTTGATAGGTATAGGAAATCAAGGCGTATTTGGGCGGCTTGGCCTGGTTTTGTGGTGGCCTGGGTCATATTCGCAATGAGCATGGAGCTCTTCGATTTTCCCCCTTGGTTGGGTTGCATTGATGCCCACAGCTTGTGGCATCTCATGACTATTGGACCAACCATTCTCTGGTACAA TTTCCTGGTAAAAGATGCTCAGGAcgatatagctaataatcaACGGCTAAAGGCCTGA
- a CDS encoding Protein kinase domain-containing protein: MAAASPTPMGNGLVRRTSQRQGLRRLPSRQAMNHNESFSAHSSSSAPNGYHPKPQQFHDDSSEDEIPVPMKLSALTKALLNDGAPESVERPPSPPRTRRRTSALNASTSSATETRRHLRSGSVQAHDQRSSRTTSPAPASRDISPVRKRVVRLSNTPQSLNQMKPTKRRSTSVSRSTQRSRPRSRPGSRDMSSDERHDSQQEINTPAQGGRVVRINAGSPSNRSRVGSTGPSSGRSMERSVLDKSALDMDNDQPEEPATVARNPPPFHHGSVTRYPSTITRTRPEDNANLQSSMRIKRVGKVAGSFLSGPARRGRRRQSEEDGEVNGDGEIVSSQEPESQPADDQLAPSYYGDGIRDFNSGSPVSGSAAARAVHRRNASNLDLRMGSARTSPREPSPREPTPEPAPAPEPEAKPEQNEEEEEEIHYRLPAPPRPELPSGRDQENNAPPSYKRTKPSVDVLLDKIPKRPASVDPAAMRAVSPERKPLASMARNTPLRHAPPPPPKMSVLEAATATAGAATTTQAKQRRNILRVNGVAYTRLDCLGRGGSGKVYRVAAENGKMFALKRVSLENADDNTIKGYLGEIDLLKKLGEVERVIKLFDCEMNTEKQILTLLMEIGELDFNTFLRKRYNPEAAKFDPVFVRFYWKEMLECLQAVHQCDIVHSDLKPANFVLVKGQLKLIDFGIANAIQTDETVNVHRETQVGTPNYMSPESLMDSNNPRGGRMPGRPKLMKLGKPSDIWSLGCILYQMVYGLPPFGHIANQMSRCQAIINWDHEIEFPSRGMGGMSVPPSLIRTMRRCLNREHHMRPTCEELLHESDPFLYPAELTDKALPIDEELLGRIIQSVVTRCRERMPTEAESMSVWPQAYWASVKKAMAGRM, from the exons ATGGCGGCTGCCTCACCCACGCCCATGGGGAATGGTCTCGTTCGGAGGACCTCACAACGACAGGGCCTCAGGAGACTCCCATCGAGACAGGCCATGAACCACAACGAGAGCTTCTCTGCTCACTCGAGCTCATCCGCGCCCAACGGTTACCACCCGAAGCCACAACAATTCCACGATGACAGCTCTGAAGACGAGATCCCTGTACCTATGAAGCTCAGCGCTCTCACCAAGGCACTACTGAATGACGGTGCCCCCGAGTCTGTCGAGCGACCTCCATCCCCCCCTCGAACAAGAAGACGTACCAGTGCTCTGAACGCGTCGACCTCCTCAGCCACAGAAACCCGCCGACACTTGAGGTCCGGAAGCGTCCAGGCCCACGACCAAAGGTCCTCAAGAACGACTAGCCCAGCACCTGCAAGTCGAGATATAAGTCCCGTCAGGAAGCGCGTTGTCCGCTTGAGCAACACTCCTCAGAGCCTCAACCAGATGAAGCCCACCAAGCGACGATCAACCTCGGTGTCTCGTTCGACACAACGATCTCGGCCCCGGAGCCGCCCTGGCAGTCGGGACATGTCCTCTGATGAGAGACATGACTCTCAGCAGGAGATTAACACCCCAGCACAAGGTGGACGCGTCGTGCGGATAAATGCTGGGTCTCCTTCAAACCGAAGCCGCGTCGGCTCCACTGGTCCTTCTTCAGGGAGGTCGATGGAACGGTCTGTGCTAGACAAGTCTGCCCTTGATATGGACAATGACCAGCCTGAAGAGCCTGCCACTGTCGCACGGAACCCCCCTCCCTTTCACCATGGCAGTGTTACCCGATATCCATCCACAATCACCAGGACTCGGCCTGAAGATAACGCCAACCTACAGAGCTCGATGCGCATTAAGCGTGTCGGAAAGGTCGCTGGAAGCTTTCTCAGTGGACCAGCCCGGCGAGGTCGCCGACGACAGAGTGAGGAGGACGGCGAGGTGAACGGAGATGGTGAGATCGTGTCAAGCCAGGAGCCGGAGAGCCAGCCTGCCGATGATCAACTCGCCCCGTCTTACTATGGTGATGGTATTCGGGATTTCAACTCGGGCAGCCCAGTAAGCGGTAGTGCAGCTGCTAGGGCAGTTCATCGAAGGAATGCGTCAAACCTCGACTTGCGCATGGGTTCTGCGAGAACATCTCCCCGAGAACCCTCTCCCCGAGAGCCCACACCAGAACCAGCACCCGCTCCTGAGCCAGAGGCCAAACCAGAGCagaatgaggaggaggaagaggaaatTCACTACCGTCtccctgctcctcctcgccctgaGCTGCCCTCTGGTCGCGACCAAGAGAACAATGCCCCGCCAAGTTACAAACGGACTAAGCCTTCAGTCGATGTGCTTCTGGACAAGATACCCAAGCGACCTGCGAGTGTCGACCCTGCTGCTATGAGGGCAGTTTCACCAGAACGCAAACCACTGGCATCCATGGCTCGAAACACGCCCCTTCGTCACGCCCCTCCGCCCCCTCCCAAGATGTCTGTTCTTGAGGCTGCCACAGCAACAGCTGGTGCTGCCACAACTACCCAGGCGAAGCAGCGACGCAACATCCTGCGAGTTAACGGAGTGGCCTACACTCGACTTGATTGTCTTGGTCGTGGTGGCAGCGGAAAGGTGTATCGAGTCGCGGCCGAGAATGGCAAGATGTTCGCCCTCAAGCGAGTCTCTTTGGAGAACGCCGACGATAACACCATCAAGGGCTACCTTGGTGAGATCGACCTATTGAAGAAACTTGGCGAGGTGGAACGCGTTATTAAGCTGTTTGATTGCGAAATGAACACCGAGAAGCAAATTCTTACTTTG CTTATGGAGATTGGAGAGCTGGACTTTAACACCTTTTTGCGGAAACGCTACAACCCCGAAGCCGCCAAGTTTGATCCAGTTTTTGTGCGGTTCTACTGGAAGGAGATGCTCGAATGTTTGCAGGCGGTTCACCAATGCGATATTGTTCATTCTGATCTCAAGCCGGCCAATTTCGTCCTGGTCAAGGGTCAGCTGAAGCTCATCGACTTTGGTATTGCCAACGCTATCCAAACGGACGAGACCGTCAACGTACACCGCGAGACACAGGTTGGCACACCCAACTACATGTCCCCCGAGTCCCTTATGGACTCCAACAACCCCCGAGGAGGCCGCATGCCCGGCCGGCCCAAGCTTATGAAGCTGGGCAAGCCTAGCGATATCTGGTCCTTGGGCTGTATCCTCTACCAGATGGTGTACGGCCTGCCCCCGTTCGGCCACATCGCCAACCAAATGTCGAGATGccaggccatcatcaactggGATCATGAGATTGAGTTCCCTTCGCGTGGCATGGGAGGCATGTCCGTCCCACCTTCGCTTATCCGCACCATGAGACGGTGCCTCAACCGAGAGCACCACATGCGACCAACATGCGAGGAGCTGCTTCACGAGTCGGACCCCTTCCTTTATCCTGCTGAGCTTACCGACAAGGCTCTTCCCATCGACGAGGAGCTGCTTGGTAGAATCATTCAGAGTGTGGTGACGAGGTGCCGAGAGCGGATGCCAACGGAAGCCGAGAGCATGAGCGTTTGGCCACAGGCTTATTGGGCCAGCGTTAAGAAAGCCATGGCCGGCAGGATGTAA
- a CDS encoding Ribosome biogenesis protein NSA2-like protein has translation MPQNEYMERWRKLHGRRLDHEERVRKRAAREGHKASQDAQNLRGLRAKLYQQKRHKEKIQMKKAIKAHEERNVKTADEKEPTTPMPSYLLDRTNPSTAKALSSAIKNKRAEKAAKFAVPLPKVRGISEEEMFKVVKTGKKVQKKAWKRMVTKPTFVGPDFTRRNPKHERFIRPMGLRYKKANVTHPELGVTVQLPIISVKKNPQNPLYTQLGVLTKGTVIEVNVSELGLVTAGGKVVWGRYAQVTNNPENEGCINSVLLV, from the exons ATG CCTCAGAATGAGTATATGGAAAGGTGGCGTAAGCTGCACGGCCGCCGCCTCGATCATGAAGAACGAGTTCGAAAGCGTGCCGCCCGTGAGGGCCACAAGGCCTCGCAGGATGCTCAGAACCTGCGCGGTCTCCGAGCCAAGCTCTACCAGCAGAAGCGACACAAGGAGAAGATCCAGATGaagaaggccatcaaggctcaCGAGGAGCGCAACGTCAAGACCGCCGACGAGAAGGAGCCCACGACGCCCATGCCCTCGTACCTGCTGGACCGCACCAACCCCTCGACGGCCAAGGCGCTGAGCAGTGCCATCAAGAACAAGCGAGCGGAAAAGGCGGCCAAGTTTGCGGTGCCGCTGCCCAAGGTCCGAGGCatcagcgaggaggagatgtTCAAGGTGGTCAAGACTGGCAAGAAGGTGCAGAAGAAGGCCTGGAAGCGAATGGTGACGAAGCCCACCTTTGTCGGACCCGACTTTACACGACGCAACCCCAAGCACGAGCGCTTCATCCGACCCATGGGTCTGCGATACAAGAAGGCCAACGTCACTCACCCCGAGCTCGGCGTGACGGTGCAGCTGCCCATCATCAGCGTCAAGAAGAACCCTCAGAACCCCTTGTACACTCAGCTGGGTGTTCTGACCAAGGGTACCGTTATCGAGGTCAACGTCAGCGAGCTGGGTCTGGTGACTGCTGGTGGAAAGGTTGTCTGGGGTCGATACGCCCAGGTCACCAACAACCCAGAGAACGAGGGCTGCATCAACAGCGTTCTGCTGGTCTAA
- a CDS encoding Protein arginine N-methyltransferase, with the protein MSGDKMEVELAEQKMNSMEHSEQHYFKRLLRPPWYGCIIFFSAIEKTPRTLGENLFADDDSCTAKGIHEEMLKDEVRTRSYMNAILQNKHIFKDKVVLDVGCGTAILSMFAAKAGAKHVIGVDMSTIIFKAREIVKANGLSDKITLLQGKMEEVELPFPKVDIIISEWMGYFLLYESMLDTVLYARDTYLEKDGLIFPDKATIFFAGIEDGDYKDEKIEFWNDVYGFDYTPLKATALSEPLVDTVEVKAVVTDPAPVLTLDLYTCTTADLAFQIPFKLKANRDDFIHALVSWFDIDFTACHKPIRFSTGPHTKYTHWKQTVFYFEDVLTVQEGDVVTCNLDVRPNDKNRRDLDIQIAYDFVPEDGNRSSKGHMVYRMC; encoded by the exons ATGAGCGGCGACAAGATGGAGGTCGAGCTGGCCGAGCAGAAGATGAACTCGATGGAGCACAGCGAGCAGCATTACTTTAAGAGGTTG CTACGACCACCATGGTACGGATGCATAATCTTCTTTTCTGCTATAGAAAAGACCCCCCGAACTTTAGGAGAGAACCTCTTTGCTGACGACGATTCTTGCACCGCGAAAGGCATCCATGAGGAGATGTTG AAAGACGAAGTGCGCACACGATCGTACATGAACGCCATCCTCCAGAACAAGCACATCTTTAAGGACAAGGTCGTTCTCGATGTTGGCTGCGGTACCGCTATTCTCTCCAT GTTCGCCGCTAAGGCCGGTGCCAAGCATGTTATCGGTGTTGACATGtccaccatcatcttcaaggCCCGCGAGatcgtcaaggccaacggTCTCTCCGATAAGATCACCCTCCTCCAGggcaagatggaggaggttgagctgcCCTTCCCCAaggtcgacatcatcatctcggAGTGGATGGGCTACTTCCTTCTCTACGAGTCCATGCTCGACACTGTTCTCTACGCCCGAGACACCTACCTTGAGAAGGATGGTCTCATCTTCCCCGACAAGGCCACTATCTTCTTTGCTGGCATTGAGGATGGCGACTACAAGGACGAGAAGATTGAGT TCTGGAACGATGTCTATGGCTTCGACTACACCCCCCTGAAGGCCACTGCTCTGTCTGAGCCCCTTGTCGACACAGTGGAGGTCAAGGCCGTCGTGACTGACCCTGCCCCGGTGCTCACTCTGGACCTCTACACCTGCACCACTGCCGACCTGGCCTTCCAGATCCccttcaagctcaaggctAACCGTGACGACTTCATCCATGCCCTCGTCTCATGGTTTGATATCGACTTCACTGCTTGTCACAAGCCCATCCGCTTCTCCACTGGCCCCCATACCAAGTACACCCACTGGAAGCAGACCGTCTTCTACTTTGAGGACGTCCTCACCGTCCAGGAGGGCGATGTGGTGACATGCAACCTCGATGTCAGGCCCAACGACAAGAACAGGCGTGACCTTGACATCCAGATCGCCTACGACTTTGTGCCCGAGGACGGCAACCGTTCTTCCAAGGGTCACATGGTGTACCGCATGTGCTAA